A portion of the Maridesulfovibrio frigidus DSM 17176 genome contains these proteins:
- a CDS encoding phage adaptor protein: protein MIAGEAVRDIRIALHDPDCVRFSDDVLLLHLTRAQRQVVMIRPDSNSCVERVKLEANSTKQEVPDQGRFIGLVRNVKADGSPGTAITSVDRSSLDDSNLLWHMDPPSEIIDNYAFEEKVPTVYWVTPPPAENVRVELEYSRRPGPLTHGEQDMELSDIFLGPIVNYVLYLCLAVNSTSPTNWQKGMDNLRQMYVSLGEEAKARLLMSPNASKQGGGNG from the coding sequence ATGATTGCCGGCGAAGCTGTTAGAGATATTCGCATAGCTCTGCACGACCCTGACTGTGTGCGCTTTAGTGATGATGTGTTGCTACTGCATCTCACTCGCGCACAGCGTCAGGTCGTTATGATTCGGCCTGATTCAAACTCTTGCGTAGAGCGTGTGAAGTTGGAAGCGAATTCAACTAAACAGGAAGTTCCTGACCAGGGCCGGTTTATCGGTCTGGTCAGGAACGTAAAAGCGGATGGCTCTCCTGGAACTGCAATTACGTCCGTTGATCGTTCTTCGCTGGATGATTCAAATCTGCTCTGGCACATGGATCCACCTTCCGAAATTATCGACAACTACGCTTTTGAAGAGAAAGTGCCGACTGTCTACTGGGTAACGCCGCCACCTGCTGAGAATGTTCGGGTTGAACTCGAATATTCACGCAGGCCCGGTCCGCTTACTCACGGTGAACAGGACATGGAGTTGTCGGATATCTTCCTTGGGCCCATCGTAAATTACGTTCTCTATCTGTGTTTGGCTGTTAACAGCACTTCACCAACTAACTGGCAGAAGGGCATGGATAATCTACGTCAGATGTACGTTTCTCTTGGTGAAGAAGCCAAGGCGCGTCTACTCATGAGTCCAAACGCAAGCAAGCAGGGTGGCGGCAATGGTTAA
- a CDS encoding phage tail fiber protein — translation MDTCKSTYLKDKLAGHVLKGVVYQPPEKVYLALFCSGIIETDSEAVKLQKNGAILAALRMGDLVGAKELSFDSNYERQQIIFGTEPVNGKLLNSDEIRFPQFTDDAGFVSHFAVMDSFSDGNVLYFGQLELGRLVYMGDTFHVRLETLSIEDG, via the coding sequence ATGGATACCTGTAAGTCAACTTATCTGAAAGACAAACTGGCTGGTCATGTTCTCAAAGGGGTTGTTTATCAGCCTCCTGAAAAGGTCTATCTGGCTCTTTTTTGTTCTGGAATTATCGAGACAGATTCCGAAGCTGTGAAACTTCAAAAGAACGGGGCTATTCTGGCCGCTCTGCGTATGGGCGATCTGGTCGGAGCTAAGGAACTTTCGTTTGATTCAAACTACGAACGGCAGCAGATCATTTTCGGAACTGAACCAGTTAACGGCAAGCTTCTAAACAGTGATGAAATCCGCTTCCCTCAATTCACTGATGATGCCGGTTTTGTCTCGCATTTCGCTGTCATGGATTCGTTCTCTGATGGCAATGTTTTGTATTTTGGGCAGTTGGAGCTGGGCCGCCTTGTTTACATGGGTGACACCTTCCATGTGCGTCTTGAAACCCTTTCTATTGAGGACGGTTAG